ATCTGCACTTCCAAAATATCCAGGAAGTATAAAGTCAAAGATTGACCACAGCTCCATAAGATTATTTTCTATTGGTGTACCTGTCAGTGCAAATTTGGAATCTGCAGAGATTTCTTTTACCGCCAGCTTTATCTGGGATGAAGGATTTTTAATGTACTGTGCTTCATCTAGGATACATACACTAAAATAAATATCCCTGTAAAGTTCCACATCTTTTCTGAAAAGAGCATATGATGTAATTACAATATCATACTCTGGTATCTTTTCTATGGCTTTTTTGCGCTTTGCAGGTGTTGAGTCAATGATTAAAGCTTTCAAGCCTGGAGCAAATTTATCAATCTCCTGTTTCCAGTTATAAATGAGCGATGTTGGCACAATAATAAGCACCGGTTTATTTATTTTTTGCCTGTTGGCAAGAATAAATCCAAGAACCTGAACTGTTTTGCCAAGCCCCATATCGTCAGCCAGAATCCCACCAAGACCATTTTCATATAAAGATGATAACCATTTTATTCCAATTTTTTGATATTCTCTTAACACATCCTGAAGCTCAAGCGGAATCTGGATATCTATTTCTTTTATATTTTCTATCTTTTCAATAATACTTTTAACGCTTTCTATTCCTTTTGTTTGAATTCCACTTTCATCCAGAAGTTTTGTTATTGCCACTGCTTCGGGCAAAGATAGTCTGGCTTTTTCTTTTATAACCTGTCCTATGTCGGATGCAGACTCTATAAACGAGGATAGCTTTCTTATCTTTGGATTTTCAAAAATCAAAATAGAACCATCTTTGAGTTTGTAATATTTTTTCTTTTTCTTGATTGCATCAAGGATATTTTTCAATTCTGTGCTGTCAAGCTCATCGCTTTCAAACCAGAAGTCAACAGAGTATCCGGAGTGTTTGAAACAGGGAATGATTTTTATATCTTTTTTTATCTTCAATTTCTTAAAATCTTCAGAATAGTAGACATCAGCTATTTTTTGAACCTGCAATATTCCTTCAGATAAAAATTCCATGAACATATCCGGATCAACACATTCATATTCAAATTCTTCATCAGATTCTATTTCATAAAACCCGTGAGCAAATAAAATGCTCTGAAGCTGAAATAAACCGAGATAATCAAACAGTGGAACCTTTTTTGTCTTTGAAGCAGTATCAAGCATTTCATCCATTCCACCGATTTTTGCAACAAACCTTTCGTTTTCAATCTCCAAGTATAGTTTGGGTTTGATAACATGGTCTTCCAGTATAAATTTTTTGAGTGCCGGGTCTATTTCCAATTCAAAATGTTGTTTCAAATATAAGTAGTATTTATTAATAAAGTCAAGAAAGTTTTCAAGTGTAAAAGGTATAAATTTTATGTGTATTTTTGTGAAATTTTTATCGATTGTTCTGTTTGTCTCTTCTACCTTTTTTATAATTGTAGAAATTATTCTCTGTTCTGGTGTCAGTTTATAAAGAATACCGTTTGAGATAAAAAAGCTCCCATCGCTGTATACTAATTTTCGGTTTTTAATATCTATTAAATCAGTGTAGAGCCTTATCTGATTGTCTTCAAATTTGAAAGCAATTTTGGGTTTTACCTGTGCAGAAAGATTTATTTTTACTTTGTCAGAAAGGTAATAGTTTGCCAAAAATGAGTCAATTGCAATAAAAATCTCTTCATTGTCAAAGATTTCAATTATTTCATTTGCAATTTTTGCAGGAATGAATAAAGTGCTTTTTTCCTCACCCGGGTTGGTAATTTCAATGTATTTTGCAAGAAGTTCTAAAAGCTTCTTATCTTTTTCACTGAAAAAGTGATAAGAGGGATTGAATACAAAATATTTGCCAAACTCCACAGGCAGTTTTTGTTCATATGCTCTCAAAAATTCCGGTATATCCGAAATTACATAGTCTCTGTTTATATTTGAAGCTTTTATCTTGAGTTTAAGTGATACTATGTCTTTCTCGGAAGAACCAAAGTATTTTTCAAGAAATACATTTGGAGTTTCTTTTTTAAAGTTATTGAGTGTATATTGAATAATATTTTCTTCCATATTGCCTGATATATATTCATAAAGATGGGAAAACATAGATGTTTGGCTGTAAGAATTCTTGCTGATTATTTCTTTTAAAATCTGATTCATTTTTTCCTGAATATTTTCAAAACTATCCAAAACATATTTTCCATCTGCAAAAGCCTTCAGAACAGCAATTGTGTGGCGGCAGAAGTCTTCAGCCTGAACAAAGTCTTCGATGTCAAGTCCTTCTTCATCAAAAATAACATCTTCAAAGCTGCAAGTGCACATTGCAAGTATATCTATATTCTTAATTTCAACGTTACCAAAAAAATCCTGAGGCATGTATGGAGGCAATTCAAAGCTTATAGAAATTAAAAAATGGTTTTTGCCCTCTGATACATATGCAAAAATTAAACTTTTTTCTTTATCATAATGAATGTCTTCTTGTTTGATTTTTCGCGCAAGATCAATTCCCTTTTCAAAAGCTTTTCTGTTTTTTGCTAAGTACGCAAGCTCTGACTCTGTGAGAAACTGGACTATTGTTTGATAATCAAGCTGAGCTGACATCAATTTTCACATCCTTTTTTTGGGTGGTTCGAAAATATAAAAACTTTCTCTCAATTAATTTTATCAAAAAATAAGGTGTATTCAATAACCCGGATTAATAGAT
The Caldicellulosiruptor morganii DNA segment above includes these coding regions:
- a CDS encoding DEAD/DEAH box helicase, whose protein sequence is MSAQLDYQTIVQFLTESELAYLAKNRKAFEKGIDLARKIKQEDIHYDKEKSLIFAYVSEGKNHFLISISFELPPYMPQDFFGNVEIKNIDILAMCTCSFEDVIFDEEGLDIEDFVQAEDFCRHTIAVLKAFADGKYVLDSFENIQEKMNQILKEIISKNSYSQTSMFSHLYEYISGNMEENIIQYTLNNFKKETPNVFLEKYFGSSEKDIVSLKLKIKASNINRDYVISDIPEFLRAYEQKLPVEFGKYFVFNPSYHFFSEKDKKLLELLAKYIEITNPGEEKSTLFIPAKIANEIIEIFDNEEIFIAIDSFLANYYLSDKVKINLSAQVKPKIAFKFEDNQIRLYTDLIDIKNRKLVYSDGSFFISNGILYKLTPEQRIISTIIKKVEETNRTIDKNFTKIHIKFIPFTLENFLDFINKYYLYLKQHFELEIDPALKKFILEDHVIKPKLYLEIENERFVAKIGGMDEMLDTASKTKKVPLFDYLGLFQLQSILFAHGFYEIESDEEFEYECVDPDMFMEFLSEGILQVQKIADVYYSEDFKKLKIKKDIKIIPCFKHSGYSVDFWFESDELDSTELKNILDAIKKKKKYYKLKDGSILIFENPKIRKLSSFIESASDIGQVIKEKARLSLPEAVAITKLLDESGIQTKGIESVKSIIEKIENIKEIDIQIPLELQDVLREYQKIGIKWLSSLYENGLGGILADDMGLGKTVQVLGFILANRQKINKPVLIIVPTSLIYNWKQEIDKFAPGLKALIIDSTPAKRKKAIEKIPEYDIVITSYALFRKDVELYRDIYFSVCILDEAQYIKNPSSQIKLAVKEISADSKFALTGTPIENNLMELWSIFDFILPGYFGSADKFIDRFMTPIYNGNNIALEKLKKLIKPFVLRRVKQDVLNELPELIETTVQVAMNPEQEKIYKQFLASAKEEIEKEIDSVGFEKSQIKILSLLTRLRQICCHPKLVFEDYKGGSGKLEALKELLQDSIESGHRVIIYSQWTSMLSIIQKVLDKEKIEYFYLDGATKAEDRVEMVNRFNSGERKVFLLSLKAGGFGLNITGADVVIHFDAWWNPAVESQATARAHRLGQKNVVQSFKIIAKNSIEEKILQLQQKKKDLFDSLIEANQAFATKLTKEEIMEILG